The Haematobia irritans isolate KBUSLIRL chromosome 1, ASM5000362v1, whole genome shotgun sequence DNA segment TCTTTTAAGGGTTGGACTCTTCTGGCATGTGGAATATGTATCTTCTTCTCCaaattattttgagaatttggaTCTTAATGGCCTGATACAGTCTGATTCATCCTTTTTTTCCACTGTATAGATGAGTTTGAGTTGGTTATGGCCATGGATAGGATTACCTCCAAGTCAGTTGGGATTGGCGGAATTAACATTACTCTTTTTAGGATAATCTTTCCATATGTTTCCACCATTGTCTTGGATCTGGTAAACTCCATTTTGACTACATCTGTGTTCCCATCCGGTTGGAAAAGCGCTCGAATAGTTCCGATTCCTAAAACGCGCATAGTCTCTGGACCTGAGGATCTTCGACCGATCTCGATATTGCCTACTGTATCGAAGGTGATTGAGCACGTTTTGAAGGGTCACCTGCTTGAGATGACATCTAATTTGTTACACAATACCCAATTTGCATTTCGTCGAGGTCTTAATACGTCACATTTGCTTCTTTCGTTGACTGATTCCATTCGGGCCGATATTAATGATGGGAAATTGAGTACGCTTGTTCACTAGATCTAACCAAGGCATTCTCTATTAATCATTTGCGACTGGTTGCCAAACTCAAGGATGAGTTCAATTTTTCTCCCTCTGTTTGCAGGCTTGTATATATTGGGTCCTGTTATATAATAGGACCCAATTTGTTGTTCGCAATGGTGCTCAATCTGGTACTCTGCCGCTTTAATCGGGTGTGCCTCAGGGCTCAGTTTTGAGTCCATTGCTTTTTATGTTATATGTGAATGACCTATATAGATATACCGATTCCAGGAGTTGTAAGACATTCATGTTCgctgataacattttcttactATTTAATGGCGCTAGTTCTTCAtctgaaatttttgaaagtgATGTCAATTCCTGTCTACATCGCTTTCTGGTGTGGCCTTCTATTAACCATATCACAGTGAACGCGTTGAAAATCAGAGCTATGGTATTTAGGTCGTCTAGAGTTTCGTTTGCATGTCCCAGGATTTTCCTGGTTCAGGAGGAGATTCAGATTGTGTATGGGCATCGTTGCTTGGGTGTAATAATTGATACTGGTCTTTTGACGATTTACATCTTTTACATCTCATCTATTGCATACACACTTGGTATATTCTACGAAACTCCTATGTATTTTTAAGTTATTGATTTTATGTTGGCTTGCATTGTATATGGAACCAATTTCCACTTATTTCATCGCTATTTAAATAATCACTACTACTCTTGTGGCTGGGGAGCCAATTAAATCAGTTTCTTCTTAGTTTAAGGTATTAATTTGTTTACATTATATCGATTGCtcagtatttttttataatgtaatatatttttataggcctctattggctttgtattacagaatttttgaataaataaataaaaaataaaagaaaagaaaacaccataagtgagcctgaaacttaatcgggctgccactttaaccttcccAAAAAAATGTCTATCAGAATTTTGTCATAGAAAAGTGTCTCTGAGACTTTCTTTCGACAAGTGTGTGATATTCTTCGAGAAAGCGTCtgtgcaaatttttttcctaggaaaaataatttgttaGACTCTAGGCATTTTATCGAGAAAAAAGAACCTGTAATACTTTTTCTCGAGAAAAAAttatctgtgagactttttctcGAGAAAAAATTATCTGTGAGACTTTTCCTAGAAAAGTATTTTTGAATCTTTTTTCCCAGAAAACAGATTTGAAAGACTTATTATCGTCCATACCAAATAAACACagatttttcaaatgcaacgccTTGTAAGTACGAAGGTTTACCTTAAAAAAAAGACGATTagtcgaatttgaaatttttcaataaatcgaATCGAAAAGTCAGCTTCAGATATGTCTAAAAGGCAAGACGTAGTATTTCTTTTCCCCTAAAATTCTTACCGAGCAAAAccgtatatttttattaaatattcaattggTATGCGAGGAAAAGAAAGATTGTAGAATAAAGTATAAAAGTATTATAGTGATTTCGTTTGGGAAAAAATTGTTGCACACAAATGGTACATTTTTTGGTGTTAGCACAATGTTGCCGAACCCCCCTGCAAAGACCACACCGTTTCCACGGTCTGTTTTGAACTTCTCTGAAATCCGCTGGAATGCATAAATCACCAAATAAGTAGAatcaaagacattttttaattccttatttactttaattaaatgtaataccttttttataaaactcatgtataataaaaaaaaactctaaacaTTCGTTGAGTACTTTTTGCAACCGCAAATACATATCATTTGGTAGTATATATACGAACGTAGGAATGGAGCATGCTAAAATCACCTTTTGATATATAATAGCGCAATTTTATGTAATCTGTTAGCGCGAATGTACTTGTACTTTTCATATCTGCTTCTTTCTAAGATACACCCATGACATAGGAATTTTAttcgtaaacaattttgtcatattttttattgttaatatttatacgtatatatacattattctaACTGTTTGATTGTTTGGCCCGATTTATGCGTAGCACTTCTTCAACAAGTGATTTTTTAACAACTTTTGGTCGTTTTGGCTCATTAATGAGTTCTTCATCTGCCTTATGTTTATTCATATTTTGAGATTCATTTTCAtcgatttcaatttttgtttcattaatatTCTCTTCACATTCATTGGACtcagtttttatattttgttgatCAACCAGCTTATCTGGATGCAAACGGCTTAGCAACGCTGTAGTATAAAAAAGAATTCgcaaacgttcacgaaaaactTGGATATTCATAttgttttcatcaaaattgggaGGATTATACCCCTCCAAATCGGTACATGCAGTATGAATACATAAAGTGCGAAATGCCATTGCTGTACTCCAAGTTGTAGGCAATGAAAACCCATTTGGTATATTGTAGTTGCTATCTTTTCGTCGTTTTAAAGCTCTAGATATTTTGTTTCGTATTGATGGTGGCACACGTTCATCGAATCGAAAATTTGTATAACCTTCACGTGCGCTCATATACAGGGCAGCTGCAGTAAATCGTAAGTTCTTAGGCTTAACACAGTTCTCGGTAATGGGATCTACACCAAACTTATAATCATATCCATATTTGAGGTTGCTATATAAAGCCAATGCATTACTTCGCAGTCGTGCGACATAGGGTTTCTTCTTCCTTTCATATTTACCTTTTTTATGGTAATGTACATTTGCTCTTAGATTTTGCCTACGTAACTTCTCTTCCGGTGATAGTTTCTTTCTGCCacgttttttagctattttcggTCCTTCTTCCAATTTCTTTCGGGATTTTCTCTTACTATTTGGATTATatctatattttttctttgtaactAAACTTGCATTTGGATTTTCACGCAATTCCTCCAATTTTTTAGTCCAGTTTTCCGCATCAACGAAACTCCAGCGTGTTCCCCTCATTCTTGGAACATTAGCAATAGTGGCTGTTGGAtttctcgccaaaaatttttttatcactgTGTAACGCGTACGACAACTTACACGAGAATGCGTGCCCAACAAGTCTGAACATTTCTTCCAAGACTTTTCTCCATGTTCAGCGACAAACTCCATTAGTTTGGTATCATCCTCCAGATTCCAGGGTTTGTGTTTGTGTCGGTGAAGCAAAGTATTTTGGTATCGTAATCGTAGTTGGGGTCGTGTCCGATTCGGAAATAGAGATTGGGGAAAACTTGCAAACTTCGGTCCATATTCCTTGACAGCAGCCAAAAGTAGAAGATCTTCTTCTGGTGTAAATGGCTCTAAAAAAAACTGTATTGCATTGAATATTGAATTTAATAGTTTGATCTCATACCTCTGTTAAGAGAAGTGTTTAATGACATGGTGTAACGACACATTAAGGTTGTTCTAGATCTTTTTGGAAAATGCATTGTTATATTATTCCAATTAGTTCGACCATTTAGTG contains these protein-coding regions:
- the Pbp95 gene encoding proximal sequence element A Pbp95 isoform X1 — protein: MANTGSEDAEQTKNDLENALSVNRQMQIQLITLREKIEKLLKNVKDVYDVNEETMRGLLKMRRRGVGMRGAYMKGGTFFLKGNMFFKDFDCRNCPDNPDYETRKARGEIFPMDLDLKARHVWSVNDKKGVVEGIKEQIIQHLRTFGNASDRKAAKEMNSEKLVKLLQMVNDDFQIDWDVISKHNVLYRHSPTSCEAMWNIYLHPSLKRTNWTKEENKKLKEVVEEHDRQNWAAIAKEIEGRSDFQCFVQYMNYVFGTSDKLKKFTKAEDKLLLELVEKNTLNGRTNWNNITMHFPKRSRTTLMCRYTMSLNTSLNREPFTPEEDLLLLAAVKEYGPKFASFPQSLFPNRTRPQLRLRYQNTLLHRHKHKPWNLEDDTKLMEFVAEHGEKSWKKCSDLLGTHSRVSCRTRYTVIKKFLARNPTATIANVPRMRGTRWSFVDAENWTKKLEELRENPNASLVTKKKYRYNPNSKRKSRKKLEEGPKIAKKRGRKKLSPEEKLRRQNLRANVHYHKKGKYERKKKPYVARLRSNALALYSNLKYGYDYKFGVDPITENCVKPKNLRFTAAALYMSAREGYTNFRFDERVPPSIRNKISRALKRRKDSNYNIPNGFSLPTTWSTAMAFRTLCIHTACTDLEGYNPPNFDENNMNIQVFRERLRILFYTTALLSRLHPDKLVDQQNIKTESNECEENINETKIEIDENESQNMNKHKADEELINEPKRPKVVKKSLVEEVLRINRAKQSNS